TAGATCACTGTAAAATggatattattatacaatacaGGTTGCAAGATGGATCCTTACAAACTATGGTGTAGGATTGGTATACTTACTTTCCTCAAAGTGATGACTCGCTTCTTAGGTCCCATGCAGCAACCCTTGATCATAACGAAGTCATTGTTGACTTCACCATAGTGAGGGAATCCACCCATTGGAGTAATAGACTTCTCAGACAAATCATACTCAGTAGAAGCATTGTTCTTGATAACCTTTCCATCCTTAGTGTGGATTCCTGGAAACAACATTTAATTAGCATACAAATACttcaatgtaattaatttataagaATACCTATTACAGTTTAGACAGTAATTTATAATTACCTTGTCCAATACGGTATATTTTCTTGTTCATTTCAGTACGGTGGTGGTAGCCCTTTTGACCAGCACGGGCAACAGTGAAGCTTACTCTTGAAGGATGCCATGCTCCAATACAGGCAACCTTACGTAGACCCTTGTGTGTCTTGCGCGGCAATTTCTTTGTGTGCCAACGTGAAGTGACACCTATAGCAAGAAAAAACATTAGATACTTTATAACATACACATTACTAACAACAAGTTGTAAGTAAGATAAACATACCCTTGTATCCTTTTCCCTTGGTGACACCAATGCAATCAATCATCTCATCCTGGGCAAACACAGAGTCCACAGGAATGGGTTTTTCAAGATGTTCCCTTGCCCATTTAACTTTGTCCTCAATGGTTCCACCATTGACTTGGATTTCCATAATGTGGGCCTTCTTTTGGCGTTGCTTCAGGAGTTTCATCTGAGTGTGAGCAATGATCCTTACAACACTGCAGTAACGGATCATTTTCTTGAAATCCTTCTCGATGGATTTGCGGCCAAGCTCATCTGACCACTTCTTGCTCGCCT
This genomic interval from Ostrinia nubilalis chromosome 3, ilOstNubi1.1, whole genome shotgun sequence contains the following:
- the LOC135087822 gene encoding large ribosomal subunit protein uL3 — its product is MSHRKFSAPRHGSMGFYPKKRSRRHRGKVKAFPKDDASKPVHLTAFIGYKAGMTHVVREPDRPGSKINKKEIVEAVTIIETPPMVAVGVVGYIETPHGLRALLTVWAEHMSEDCRRRFYKNWYKCKKKAFTKASKKWSDELGRKSIEKDFKKMIRYCSVVRIIAHTQMKLLKQRQKKAHIMEIQVNGGTIEDKVKWAREHLEKPIPVDSVFAQDEMIDCIGVTKGKGYKGVTSRWHTKKLPRKTHKGLRKVACIGAWHPSRVSFTVARAGQKGYHHRTEMNKKIYRIGQGIHTKDGKVIKNNASTEYDLSEKSITPMGGFPHYGEVNNDFVMIKGCCMGPKKRVITLRKSLRVHTKRAALEKINLKFIDTSSKFGHGRFQTPADKAAFMGTLKKDRIREEAAATTTPAAAPPS